A window of the Natronomonas salina genome harbors these coding sequences:
- the arsN2 gene encoding arsenic resistance N-acetyltransferase ArsN2, translated as MTDTSITFQPATDEELDRIETLLTENDLPTADVRDGLGRFVAARSENTVVGAGGLELYESVGLLRSLVVDESARGQGLGSTLCDELEERAKAAGVDTLYLLTTTAEDFFRRRGYERIDRDAAPSEIRGTTEFRDLCPTSATCMVKEL; from the coding sequence ATGACCGACACCTCGATCACCTTCCAGCCGGCCACGGACGAGGAACTCGATCGGATAGAGACCCTCCTGACCGAGAACGACCTTCCCACAGCGGACGTCCGGGACGGACTGGGGCGATTCGTCGCCGCGCGCTCGGAGAACACCGTGGTCGGGGCGGGCGGCCTCGAACTGTACGAATCGGTCGGGCTACTCAGGTCGCTCGTCGTCGACGAGTCGGCCCGGGGCCAGGGACTGGGATCGACGCTGTGTGACGAACTGGAAGAGCGTGCGAAGGCTGCCGGCGTCGATACGCTATATCTGCTGACGACGACCGCCGAGGACTTCTTCCGGCGACGGGGGTACGAGAGGATCGACCGTGACGCTGCACCGTCCGAGATCCGAGGGACGACAGAGTTCCGAGACCTCTGTCCCACGTCTGCGACCTGTATGGTCAAAGAGCTCTGA
- a CDS encoding universal stress protein — protein sequence MTILATVDGDDERDPVVETGYDLATAYETELHVLHVVTQEAFESRKKTVEQVDEFRGYSKEQRADAAANVANEVVMETLDEPNFEMVSTVGQVGDPVDSIIDVARDVEAEYIVVGGRKRSPAGKALFGSTAQSVLLESDRPVVTVIDEDG from the coding sequence ATGACAATATTGGCGACCGTCGACGGCGACGACGAACGCGATCCAGTCGTCGAGACCGGCTATGACCTGGCGACCGCGTACGAGACGGAACTGCACGTCCTCCACGTCGTCACGCAGGAGGCCTTCGAATCCCGGAAGAAGACCGTCGAGCAGGTCGACGAGTTCCGGGGGTACAGCAAGGAACAGCGAGCCGATGCCGCGGCGAACGTCGCCAATGAAGTGGTGATGGAGACCCTCGACGAACCGAACTTCGAGATGGTATCGACGGTCGGACAAGTAGGCGATCCTGTCGACTCCATCATCGACGTCGCCCGTGACGTGGAGGCGGAGTACATCGTCGTGGGCGGGCGGAAACGGTCACCCGCGGGGAAGGCTCTCTTCGGTAGTACCGCCCAGTCCGTGCTCCTCGAGTCTGATCGACCGGTCGTGACGGTCATCGACGAAGACGGGTGA
- a CDS encoding ArsR/SmtB family transcription factor, whose product MSENASDADSSGSGPARSDACCSADHGLTEEELANDVQLLTTLGNDTRYEALRLIAGADDEICVCELEPSLGVSQGAVSQALSRLFGAGLVERRKEGRWRYYSTTPRAERVLSVLDETRAMTDD is encoded by the coding sequence ATGTCCGAGAACGCAAGCGACGCCGATTCGAGCGGTTCCGGCCCCGCCAGGTCCGATGCGTGCTGTTCCGCCGACCACGGGTTGACCGAGGAGGAGCTAGCCAACGACGTCCAGTTGCTCACGACGCTGGGCAACGACACGCGCTACGAGGCGCTGCGCCTCATCGCGGGGGCCGACGACGAGATCTGCGTCTGCGAGCTCGAACCGTCGCTCGGCGTGAGCCAGGGTGCCGTCAGTCAGGCGCTCTCCCGGCTCTTCGGGGCGGGACTTGTCGAGCGTCGCAAGGAGGGCCGGTGGCGCTACTACTCCACGACGCCGCGAGCCGAACGGGTCCTGAGCGTGCTCGACGAGACGAGGGCGATGACCGATGACTGA
- a CDS encoding D-glucuronyl C5-epimerase family protein: protein MTGQESDANDLTRRALARRVSLAASGSVLLAGCTTDADDDETPTPEPTTDESPTPEPTTEESTPDETRIAGVPVERRSYDLAELPYERRPQFFGDFRRDEPECLYSVERVQRVDDLQEATVGDQTGHFPLRSARWLLRLLHCYRVSGDEGYLDRAEEMSEAFLEDAVTDEAGTPYFPYRVDKGGSSTQLEAPWFSGMVQGVALSAYTYFHELTGEDRHRENADRVFRSFTTLDRHTDGPWTSMVDDGYYWIEEYPADPPTHVLNGYCVGLWGVYDYWLHTRSAESRAVLEASLTTLEDTMEKFRVPGEVSYYGLDSYNWYENGEEAYSEAYRGNQFYHDIHIAQLDKLHQISNEDYFGEMQDTFVADSPPEEEDEDEE, encoded by the coding sequence ATGACTGGACAGGAGTCGGACGCAAACGATCTCACTCGTCGCGCCCTCGCCCGTCGCGTTTCGCTCGCCGCCTCGGGGAGTGTGCTCCTCGCCGGCTGTACGACCGACGCCGACGACGACGAGACACCCACCCCGGAGCCGACGACCGACGAATCGCCGACGCCGGAGCCCACTACCGAGGAGTCCACACCCGACGAGACTCGAATCGCGGGCGTCCCGGTCGAGCGCCGCAGCTACGACCTCGCGGAGCTACCGTACGAACGTCGACCGCAGTTCTTCGGCGACTTCCGTCGTGACGAACCCGAGTGCCTCTACAGCGTCGAGCGTGTCCAGCGCGTCGACGACCTTCAGGAGGCGACCGTCGGCGACCAGACCGGTCACTTCCCGTTGCGGTCGGCGCGGTGGCTCCTCCGGCTCCTCCATTGCTATCGCGTCTCCGGCGACGAGGGATACCTCGACCGCGCCGAGGAGATGTCGGAAGCGTTCCTCGAGGACGCCGTGACCGACGAGGCCGGCACACCCTACTTCCCCTATCGGGTGGACAAGGGCGGTTCGAGCACGCAACTGGAGGCCCCGTGGTTCTCGGGGATGGTCCAGGGCGTAGCGCTCTCGGCGTACACGTACTTCCACGAACTGACCGGCGAGGACCGGCACCGGGAGAACGCCGACCGCGTCTTCCGGAGCTTCACGACGCTCGACCGCCACACCGACGGTCCGTGGACGAGCATGGTCGACGACGGCTACTACTGGATCGAGGAGTACCCGGCCGATCCACCCACGCACGTGCTGAACGGGTACTGCGTCGGGCTGTGGGGTGTCTACGACTACTGGCTGCATACTCGATCTGCTGAGAGTCGCGCGGTCCTCGAAGCCTCCCTGACGACGCTCGAGGACACTATGGAGAAGTTCCGCGTCCCGGGCGAGGTCAGCTACTACGGCCTCGACAGCTACAACTGGTACGAGAACGGTGAGGAGGCCTACAGCGAGGCCTACCGCGGCAACCAGTTCTATCACGACATCCACATCGCCCAACTGGACAAACTCCACCAGATCTCGAACGAGGACTACTTCGGGGAGATGCAGGATACGTTCGTAGCGGACAGTCCCCCCGAGGAAGAAGACGAAGACGAGGAATAG
- the arsM gene encoding arsenite methyltransferase → MTDESTSAGVEPGLDAAEQRAAVRERYGTIAAEGSTCCGGGQDSCESSDEAALERGYAAEDVAAVASGANLGLGCGNPTAIASLEAGDVVLDLGAGAGFDCFLAAQEVGDDGRVVGVDMTPAMVEKARENAAENDASNVEFRLGEIEHLPVADASVDVIISNCVVNLSPDKPQVFREAYRVLRPGGRLAISDVVLTAELPFDLQADPESVAACVGGASSIPDLESMLSEAGFIDVAIDSKSDSESFIREWDEERDLSDYVVSATIEAEKPTT, encoded by the coding sequence ATGACTGACGAGTCGACGTCCGCCGGGGTGGAACCGGGACTCGACGCCGCGGAACAGCGCGCCGCCGTCCGGGAACGGTACGGCACCATCGCCGCCGAGGGATCGACATGTTGCGGTGGTGGACAGGATAGCTGTGAGTCGTCTGACGAGGCAGCCCTGGAACGGGGTTACGCGGCCGAGGACGTAGCTGCCGTCGCCTCTGGGGCGAACCTGGGGCTGGGCTGTGGCAATCCGACGGCCATCGCCAGTCTCGAGGCGGGCGATGTGGTCCTTGACCTCGGGGCGGGCGCCGGCTTCGACTGCTTCCTGGCCGCCCAGGAGGTCGGCGACGATGGACGCGTCGTCGGTGTCGACATGACGCCGGCGATGGTCGAGAAGGCCCGCGAGAACGCCGCGGAGAACGACGCCTCGAACGTCGAGTTCCGGCTCGGCGAGATCGAGCACCTGCCCGTCGCCGACGCGTCCGTCGACGTGATCATCTCGAACTGCGTCGTCAACCTCTCGCCCGACAAGCCGCAGGTGTTCCGCGAGGCTTACCGTGTCCTGCGGCCGGGCGGCCGACTCGCCATCTCGGACGTCGTCCTGACCGCAGAGTTACCGTTCGACCTCCAGGCAGACCCGGAGTCGGTGGCGGCCTGCGTCGGTGGTGCCTCGTCGATACCGGACCTCGAGTCGATGCTGTCAGAGGCGGGGTTCATCGACGTCGCCATCGACTCGAAGTCCGACAGCGAGTCGTTCATCCGCGAGTGGGACGAGGAACGCGACCTGAGTGACTACGTCGTCTCGGCGACGATCGAAGCCGAGAAGCCGACCACCTGA